Proteins from a genomic interval of Cupriavidus sp. P-10:
- a CDS encoding long-chain-fatty-acid--CoA ligase, with protein sequence MIDGLTMGSIVRRSAEQYPHRTAMIFGEERVSFSEYNARVNRCANALAKLGLSKGEHFAVLGKNSIKYLEMCHASAKIGTVFGPLNWRLAPQELQFIIKDAENKALLIDSSLQDLAAQFVDELEGVQLIVYNGAVKIKNALRYEELLSKAPRDEPQVEVKGSDDAIIMYTSGTTGLPKGAVLTHSNVCWDSISSLTYVPPYQNDCFLLSMPMSHVSGLHTQTTTFLARGLPMVIMEQWDPEEACRLIEKHRVTLAYILVTPLIQLLSSTARKKYDLNSLRRLISAAAKYTPEMIVQAIEEMGLDSVHFIYGLTEAAPAVTVSEYTIHMISKPNTLGQPVWYNDVRIVDDSDTPLPTGEIGEIIVRGPNVFKGYFKRPEANEQVLKNGWLHTGDLGYFDKDNLLYFVDRKKDMIKSGGENVYSLEVELALQKAVNEILEVAVVGIPDNKWGEAVTAFVVLRPGVQLDAGQVIARARELLAGYKLPKQVVFRTELPKNVSGKVLKRKLRDEYAESVNK encoded by the coding sequence GCTCCGCCGAGCAATATCCGCACCGAACCGCCATGATTTTTGGCGAAGAGCGGGTCAGTTTTTCCGAATACAACGCCCGGGTGAACCGGTGCGCCAACGCGCTGGCAAAACTGGGCCTTTCCAAGGGCGAGCATTTCGCCGTATTGGGGAAGAATTCGATCAAATATCTGGAGATGTGCCACGCATCTGCCAAGATAGGAACGGTTTTCGGCCCGCTGAACTGGCGCCTGGCCCCGCAGGAGTTGCAATTCATCATCAAGGATGCCGAAAACAAGGCGCTGCTTATCGACTCCTCTCTCCAAGACCTGGCCGCGCAATTCGTCGATGAACTCGAAGGCGTTCAACTCATCGTCTACAACGGGGCGGTAAAAATAAAAAACGCGCTCCGTTACGAGGAATTGTTATCGAAGGCCCCCAGGGATGAGCCACAGGTCGAGGTAAAAGGCAGCGATGACGCGATCATCATGTACACGTCCGGCACGACCGGACTGCCCAAGGGGGCCGTGCTGACGCACTCCAATGTCTGCTGGGATTCGATTTCCTCGCTGACCTACGTGCCGCCGTATCAGAACGACTGCTTCTTGCTGTCCATGCCCATGAGCCACGTCAGCGGGCTGCACACGCAGACCACCACCTTTCTCGCGCGCGGCCTGCCCATGGTCATCATGGAGCAGTGGGATCCGGAAGAAGCCTGCCGGCTCATCGAAAAGCACCGGGTGACCCTGGCCTACATCCTGGTCACACCATTGATCCAGCTTTTGTCATCCACGGCCCGCAAGAAATACGATCTCAACTCGCTTCGCCGGCTCATATCGGCAGCCGCCAAATACACGCCAGAAATGATTGTCCAAGCCATCGAGGAAATGGGGCTGGACAGCGTGCATTTCATTTATGGACTGACGGAGGCCGCGCCGGCCGTCACCGTGAGCGAATACACGATCCACATGATCTCCAAGCCCAACACGCTGGGGCAGCCCGTCTGGTACAACGACGTAAGAATCGTCGATGACAGCGACACCCCGCTGCCCACTGGGGAAATCGGAGAAATCATCGTACGCGGCCCGAATGTCTTCAAGGGATATTTCAAGCGCCCCGAGGCCAATGAGCAAGTGCTGAAGAACGGCTGGCTGCATACAGGCGACCTGGGGTATTTCGACAAGGACAATCTGCTTTATTTTGTCGACAGAAAAAAGGACATGATCAAGTCCGGCGGTGAGAATGTTTACTCACTGGAAGTCGAACTGGCCCTGCAAAAGGCGGTCAATGAGATTCTGGAGGTGGCCGTCGTCGGCATCCCTGACAACAAATGGGGCGAGGCGGTCACGGCCTTTGTGGTACTCCGGCCGGGCGTCCAGCTTGATGCCGGCCAGGTGATCGCCCGCGCCCGCGAACTGCTCGCTGGCTACAAGCTGCCCAAGCAGGTGGTCTTCCGCACGGAATTGCCCAAGAACGTCTCGGGCAAGGTTCTCAAGCGCAAGCTGCGGGACGAGTATGCCGAGTCAGTCAATAAGTAA
- a CDS encoding ribbon-helix-helix protein, CopG family — protein sequence MSDWPRKTARLTVLIDPAKKRAFKALCAAQDQTPSQVVRQMIRDYLQQYQVEPRLHGPSTTR from the coding sequence ATTTCAGATTGGCCTCGCAAGACCGCTCGCCTGACCGTATTGATCGACCCGGCGAAGAAGAGGGCCTTCAAGGCGCTCTGTGCCGCCCAGGATCAGACCCCATCTCAAGTTGTTCGCCAGATGATTCGCGACTATTTGCAGCAGTACCAAGTCGAGCCCAGACTGCATGGCCCATCGACAACCCGATGA